The following are encoded in a window of Bradyrhizobium guangdongense genomic DNA:
- a CDS encoding GntR family transcriptional regulator, translating to MLHEEVVGRIRDILLDGEIPPGARIPERELCERLDISRTPLREALKVLAAEGLVQLLPHRGSRAAKLTDKDMRDLFEVCQGLEALAGELACERISDVEIAEIAAAHAAMVQHYREGDLIQYYRGNRAIHEGIVNAAGNPVLSGLYASVTARIRRARYVTPMTPQRWALAVSEHEAILNALQRRDGTGLAHILRAHLRHKREEVLQAGFAETEGSELTLKSA from the coding sequence GCATGAGGAGGTCGTCGGCCGCATCCGCGACATTCTGCTCGATGGTGAGATCCCGCCGGGCGCGCGGATTCCCGAGCGCGAGCTGTGCGAACGGCTCGACATCTCGCGCACGCCGCTGCGTGAAGCGCTCAAGGTGCTGGCCGCGGAAGGCCTGGTGCAGCTCCTGCCCCATCGCGGCTCGCGCGCGGCAAAGCTGACTGACAAGGACATGCGCGACCTGTTCGAGGTCTGCCAGGGTCTCGAGGCTTTGGCCGGCGAGCTCGCCTGCGAGCGCATCAGCGACGTTGAGATCGCTGAGATCGCCGCGGCCCACGCCGCGATGGTGCAGCATTATCGCGAGGGCGATCTGATCCAGTATTATCGCGGCAACCGCGCCATTCACGAGGGGATCGTCAACGCCGCCGGCAATCCCGTGTTGTCAGGGCTCTACGCCTCCGTGACCGCGCGCATCCGCCGCGCGCGCTACGTCACGCCGATGACGCCGCAGCGCTGGGCGCTCGCCGTCAGCGAGCACGAGGCCATCCTGAACGCGCTGCAGCGCCGCGACGGCACCGGCCTCGCCCACATACTGCGCGCGCATCTGCGCCACAAGCGCGAAGAGGTGTTGCAGGCAGGCTTTGCGGAGACGGAAGGAAGCGAGCTTACATTGAAGAGCGCGTGA